The stretch of DNA TGTGCGAAAATGGAAACGGTTCCTCTCGCTGTTGTCGTAAAGTTTTGATGTAACGGTCGAGCATGATGTCCCCCGTAAAAAGCATGGTGATTTCTTCGGAGCCCTCTTTTTTTGTCCACAATTCTTCAAGAAAACGCGCCTGTGCCGTGAGCATTTTTGAAGAGGAAGACGCGAGCAGACTGACCGCCGTGAGGAGCAAGGCCAAGCCGATGTGGACGGCGTTTTTTTGGAGGGGAGTGAGAGTGGGCATTTTCATTTGTGATATTTTTTACCGGCGAGAATGGTGAAGGCGCGGTAGAGTTGCTCTTTTAAAAATACTCTTACCATTTCGTGCGTGAAGGTCATTTTTGAAAGCGCGAGCTGTTCTTGTGCTGCGGCGAGCACGGCCGGGTGGAGGCCGTGCGAGCCTCCGATGAGAAATTGAATGTGGCCTGCTCCAAAATCCCGTTCTTTCCGTAAGAGTTCGGCAAACTCCTCGGTGCTCATTTCTTTTCCTCGTTCGTCCAGCGCAATGATGCGTGCATCTTTGTTGAGCTTTTGTAGGAAAAGGTCGCTCTCTTCCTTTTGCACTCGGGAGCGGTCATCATGCTTGCTGGCCTGCAGCACCGTGTTTTCCAGCTTTGCAAAGGCTTGCAAGCGTTTTTCATACTCTGCTTCCAAAGCAGACAAATGCATGTCCCGCGTTTTGGCCACTTGAAGAATTTGAATTTTCACTTCCCCAGTTTAGCGCAGGCTTCCTTCTTGGGAAAGCTGAGCAATGGCCTCCGCGCTCAAATGCATGGCCGCCGCATTCGCCTCAATACGGTCTGCAGCGTCTGAACCAAAATTTTCATCCACCAAGTTTACCATTTGCCCGATGTTTTGGGCTTTTTGCACTTCGGGGTGATTGAGAATTTCTTGGAAGAAATTGGACGGAGGCAGATGAGACACAAAGGATTGGTAAGCCTCGGCACTGTATAAATATTCCGCATTGGATCCTCCGGCCGCCTGCATGATTTCCGCATGCTTATCTGTGAGAAGATCCTTCACACTTTTTGCGTCCGACTGCGTTTCCCACAATGTTTTTGCAGGTTCGTTTGCAGGTGCAGTGGAAGAAAGCACGGGTGTTTTGAAAAGTTCTGGAGCAGCAACTGAGGGTGTTTCCACACTGGTGGAAGCCACTGCACTAGAGCTTGATTCTGTATTGAAATCTTGAATTCCTGTTCCCAAAACTGCAATCGTCGCGAGTCCGGCGGCCCCAAGTACGGGAGTTGTGCTTTTATCCAGCACTTCTCCCACAACACTCATCACTCTTTTCACCGCATTTTGCACTTTGCTTGTGATTTTGCTGAGCCAAGAGGTCTTTGGTGCCGAGGTTTCCATCTTTTCCCCTTCGGCAAACCAAGCGGCTTCCGTTATTTCCTCTTCTTCCTTAAACCAGGTGCTCTCTGCATTAGTTTCTTCCGCAGATTTTACATATTTAGGTATAGGTGCGTCTGAGGCAGAGGCAATCCCCATCACATCCGTGGGTGTGAGTGTGCTGAGCCCATCCTCGGCTTCCTCTTCTAGGTCGAAGTCTGGCATGTCCGATTCTGATTCTGGAAGATCAATGTCATCTTCCCATAGTTCCCATGTCATGTTGTAGATAAGTTAAGTGTCTTGCGAGGGATATGACGACTGGGCTAGGATTTTCTTACACAAATTGCTAAAATTTGGCTTGTGAAACCTAAAAAGAACCAAGAGCTGGAACTCAAAATTGATGCGCTTGTTTATGGTGGAAATGGCATTGGACAGGTGGAGGGATACAAGGTTTTTGTGGACAGCGTGGCGCCCGGGGATTCCGTTTTGGCGCGAATGACCAAGGCAAAAAGCAGTTATGGGGAGGCCAAACTTTTGAAGGTTTTACAGCCTTCTGCGCTGCGCATTGAACCTCGCTGCAAACATTTTTCCGTGTGTGGCGGCTGCAAATGGCAGTTTTTGGATTATGCCAAGCAATGCGATGAAAAAGAGCAACAAGTGAAGGATGCCGTTTCACGCATTGGCGGGCTTCCGGTTTCCTTGGTGAAGCCGCTGATTCCGTGTGTGGAGCCGTGGTTTTATCGCAATAAAATGGAGCTTTCATTTGGACTTTCGGCGAGCGGAGAGGCGATGCTTGGTTTTTATCCCCCCGGCTATCATTATGAAGTTTTTGATTTAGAAGAATGCTTTTTGCAGTCGGAACTTTTGGCGGAGATTGCGAAAAAAGTGCGAGACTTTGCCAACGAGCACAAGATCCCCGTTTACAATTCCAAAACACACGAAGGCTTGCTGCGAACGCTCACGGTGCGCGAGGGGAAAAATACAGGCGAAGTGATGGTGATTTTGACGACTTCCACCGGTGTGTTCGATCATAAAGATGGCTTTGTCGCTTTGTTTGAGAACGACCCTCGCATCAGCTCCGTGTACTGGAATAGTGTGTACCAAGTGCCGGGGCAACCCACCTGGATTGAGGAAAATTTGCTGGCGGGGAAAGCGAGCTTAACGGAAACACTGATGCTGGAAACCGGTGTGCAATTGGAATTTGATATCCTCCCCCAAGCCTTCTTCCAAACCAACACCAAACAAGCGGAAGTGCTGTACTCTCAAGTGCTTTTGGCGGCGGGCCTCACGGGTGAAGAAGTGGTCTTTGATTTGTACTGCGGCACCGGAACCATTGGACTTTTTTGCGCGCACAAGGCCAAGCAGGTGGTGGGCATCGAAATCAATGAATCCGCCGTGGAAAGCGCGCGGGGCAACGCGCAACGGAACAAGATCAGCAATGTAAGTTTTTACCTCGGCGGCGTGGAACAACGATTGGAAGAACTCGGCAAAAGTAGTGTGGCAAAGCCCGACATCGTGATTGTGGATCCGCCCCGCGCCGGCCTCGAAGGCGATACCGTAGAAAAAGTGGCGGCCTTCCGCGCAAACAAAATCGTCTATGTTTCTTGCAACCCCAGCACGCTCGCACGAGACCTCAAACTCTTTGCCGAAAAAGGCTACACGGTGGCGAGCATCCAGCCCGTGGACATGTTCCCCCAGACGCATCATATTGAGTGCATCGCTGTATTAGACAGTCAGTAGCTCTTTCACTCCAGTTAAAGCTTTTACATTACTAACGAGGGTTTGGAAACCAGCTTCAAGGTTCGCACACGCTTTTCCTACTGGTCTGTCACCAGAAAAGATGTGTACCCACCCATCAGCTACCATAACCTGATCTCCTTTAACTATGAGCCTTCTACGCGCATGACCAAATCTTCCTGTCCCTTGTCCCCAACCAGTACTTACTGTTAGCTCAGGGTAGTTAAAGCATACTAATGAAACAAAGCTATAAGTTGAACCTGGCAACCCAAACTCACTCACAGAATGAGGAGGGCAGGTTGTGAGGATTAACATATAGTTATCCCCATCAAGGGCACCAAAGGCCTGATACAAAGGAGCACCCTCAGTATTAGATACTTCAGCAAACTTGGTTGGGCGCACAGGTGCCTCAAAAGAGCTGTCGGGGTCCACATACATCCTAGTTGCAACTGAATGATGATGTAGGGTTTGAAGTACTTGCTGTAGACTCCCTCGCTGTGGATCAGTTAAGCCAACGGGACCAGTCTCTGGTGAAATTGTCTGATGACCTTTGGCTCGCCCCCTACCATCACTCAATGCAGCTTCAACGGAACTATGGAAGCGCTCCTCTTTAGCAAATGCTTTCAGTTGTGCTGTATGACCGTAGCCTACCGAAGTCCCTAGGTCAGCACGAGTTAATAAGCTTTGTCCTTCCCGAAGCAGTTCCACAGCAGCATCCCGTGCTTTCCTCTCAAGAATGTCGGGGTTACTCATAAGGAAATGGATTTACGAGTTAAGTGTCATACTTTAATCAAGGGGCTTTATGTTGTCAAGATTCCCCTTTCTTAAGCCATTCCAGTGCTTCTATCTTGCTGGAAATTTCATGCTCCAGTTGTTTTTCCATGAGTTCGCTCAGGATTTCGCCGACACGGGGGCCGGCTTTGAGGCCGAGGGTGGCCATGATTTCTTCTCCTGTTAAAAATGGTTTGGGTTTTTCTTTGAAGTGGGAAAGGCATTCCGCATACGCTGCTTTGACTTTGTGGTAGAGGCTGAGGTCGCCGGGCGTGGTGCCCGCTGCATCGGCGTAAAATAAAAGAAGCAAGTCCGGGAAACGGGGGTCGAGGAACCAGTGGCGCTGACGGCCGATGGGCATGTCCAGCAATTGTTGCATCATGAAATGGTGTTTCACCACCCATGAAACATGCTCAATGTCGTGGCGCGAAAAGCGCAGGCGGCGCATGATGCGTTCGGCGATTTCGGCGGAGACTTCGGCGTGGCCATCGGTGCGGATGCGCTCGGCAATTTTAAAAGTTTCGGGCTTGCCGATGTCGTGAAAAATCACGGCCCAGTGGGCCAGAAGTCCGGCGTCTTCGGGCAGCGAATCGAGGGCATGCATCAGATGCGTCCACACATCGCCTTCTTGGTGGAATTGCATGGGTTGAGCCAAGCCTTTGCACGCTTCCAGTTCAGGCAAAATGTACGGCAGCACTTCGGTGTCCTGCATGTCTTCAAAGGCCACCGGAGCACTCTTCGCCAGAATGATTTTATTCAGCTCGTCGCGCACCCGTTCCCAGCTCACTTTGTCGGCGAGTTGCGCGTGTTTGCGCAGGGCGGCGTAGGTGTCCGGATGGTAGCCAAAATTGAGTGTGTTCTTAAAACGAATGGCGCGAATGATGCGCAAATGATCTTCCAAAATGCGTTGATGCGGGTCTCCAATGAATCGAATGAGGCGATTGCTGAGGTCGTCTTGGCCACCGACAAAATCGTGAACTTCTTTGGTGACAGGATCATAAAAAAGTCCATTGATGGTGAAGTCGCGGCGCTTGGCATCCTCCTCCGCATGGGTGAAAAGCACGGCATCCGGGCGGCGGCCATCGGAATACCCGGAGTCGCTGCGAAAGGTGGCGATTTCAAAAGTATGACCGTTTTCCACCACATGAATCACGCCAAAACTCTTCCCCACCGCGTAGGTCTCTTTGAATGATTTTTCAATTTCGTCGGGCAGCGCGCTGGTGGCGATGTCATAATCCTTGGGCTCTTTTTTGAGCAGCATATCCCGCACGCAACCTCCCGCAAAATACGCCTTATATCCGGCGTCTTGCAGAGTCTTTACGATTTGTGTGGCGGTTTGGTGCATGGCAGCATCCATGATAACACCCTATCCAAAAAATGTCGCCAGTTGAGCCCAAATAAGAGGAGGAATTCTTTCTTATGGATTTATCCTGTGAGTCGGGTCTGCCCAGTCTGGATCCTCCAGCACTGAGACGATTTGGTCGATTGCACCCCTTGCACAAGTTATTAATCCTACTACTCTATTGGGTACGGGATGGTGGGCACTCCCTCTTCCCAGTTGTTTAAGTACCTGTTTGACCATGTCTCTTGCGGTAGAACCTCCTTCGGGAATTCTCATAAAGTAATGTTTTTAAAAATTAATGAATCACTTTACCATGACTATGATAAAATACAAATTATGTTGATTCTTTCACTAGAAACTTCGTGTGATGAAACCTCTGTGGCCGTGGTGCGTGGTGGTCGGGAGGTGCTTTCCAATGTGATTGCTTCCCAGATTGCCAAGCACACCGAAACCGGGGGTGTGGTGCCGGAGGTGGCGGCGCGCGAGCACATTACAGCGATGATTCCGGTTTTGCGGCAAGCGCTTGCGGAGGCGGGTGTGGATTGGAGCGCAGTCGACGCGATTGCGGTGACCAAAGAACCGGGGCTGATCGGCTCGCTGGTGGTGGGGCGCGTAACGGCGGCAGCGCTGGCTTTTGCCTTGGATAAGCCCCTGATTGAGGTGAATCATATTCATGGCCATATGTATTCCACTTGGCTGCTGGGCGAGGACCTTACGGAACCCCTCCCCGAGTATCCTATTTTGGTGCTCACGGTTTCTGGCGGGCATAATGAACTGGTTTTACTGAGCGGTCCGGGGCAGTTTACGCTGTTGGCGGAGACCGTGGATGATGCCGCGGGTGAGGCTTT from Candidatus Gracilibacteria bacterium encodes:
- a CDS encoding CCA tRNA nucleotidyltransferase, with amino-acid sequence MDAAMHQTATQIVKTLQDAGYKAYFAGGCVRDMLLKKEPKDYDIATSALPDEIEKSFKETYAVGKSFGVIHVVENGHTFEIATFRSDSGYSDGRRPDAVLFTHAEEDAKRRDFTINGLFYDPVTKEVHDFVGGQDDLSNRLIRFIGDPHQRILEDHLRIIRAIRFKNTLNFGYHPDTYAALRKHAQLADKVSWERVRDELNKIILAKSAPVAFEDMQDTEVLPYILPELEACKGLAQPMQFHQEGDVWTHLMHALDSLPEDAGLLAHWAVIFHDIGKPETFKIAERIRTDGHAEVSAEIAERIMRRLRFSRHDIEHVSWVVKHHFMMQQLLDMPIGRQRHWFLDPRFPDLLLLFYADAAGTTPGDLSLYHKVKAAYAECLSHFKEKPKPFLTGEEIMATLGLKAGPRVGEILSELMEKQLEHEISSKIEALEWLKKGESGQHKAPGLKYDT
- the rlmD gene encoding 23S rRNA (uracil(1939)-C(5))-methyltransferase RlmD, coding for MKPKKNQELELKIDALVYGGNGIGQVEGYKVFVDSVAPGDSVLARMTKAKSSYGEAKLLKVLQPSALRIEPRCKHFSVCGGCKWQFLDYAKQCDEKEQQVKDAVSRIGGLPVSLVKPLIPCVEPWFYRNKMELSFGLSASGEAMLGFYPPGYHYEVFDLEECFLQSELLAEIAKKVRDFANEHKIPVYNSKTHEGLLRTLTVREGKNTGEVMVILTTSTGVFDHKDGFVALFENDPRISSVYWNSVYQVPGQPTWIEENLLAGKASLTETLMLETGVQLEFDILPQAFFQTNTKQAEVLYSQVLLAAGLTGEEVVFDLYCGTGTIGLFCAHKAKQVVGIEINESAVESARGNAQRNKISNVSFYLGGVEQRLEELGKSSVAKPDIVIVDPPRAGLEGDTVEKVAAFRANKIVYVSCNPSTLARDLKLFAEKGYTVASIQPVDMFPQTHHIECIAVLDSQ